CCGATGGATATCTATCCGCCTAATTTCGGCTCTATGCCGCCGCCTTCCTCTGTTCCTCATCCGCGACCTCCATCGCTCACTAATCCGCACCCATCTCCGCAACAGCAACCTCCGaatcaacagcagcagcaggcgtcCTCGtctcaacagcagcaaatgCAACCGCGTCATCAATCGCCAACTCATATTGATCCTTTGAACCCTCCGCATCCGCAGAGGCCGCAGTCTCAGCCTCAGCAAGGGCCCGGGCGGCCACCATCGCAAACTGCGACGCACACGCCGCGTTCTTCCCAGATGTCACTACCGCAAGGCCAGGGTTTGAGCAATATGCAAGGGCCGTTAACAGCCATGGGACGGATCCCCACATCCCAGCAGACGCACGTTCTTCCTGTAGCAACTCTTCCTACCATGCCATCGAGGCCGCCGATTATCTCAGGCGGTGTACCTCCGCTACCACCATCCGTAGGCCCTTCCGTGCCAATGCCAAACGACGTAACGCCATCTAGCCAAGCCGCTTTACAGCGAACAGCGGCCCTCAATTCAAAGTGAGATTTTCTGCCTGCTGTAAGGTATTTGATAGTTTATTTTACTTCCATTTTTCTAGCAATACACACAGTGGCATCTTGAGATTACTTCAGTTTAGTAATGTCCTGTCTGGAGATGCGCCAAAAGTGAGCGTTTCATTAGTATTAGCCAACATGTTTGCTTATGTCACAATGACAAGAATCAAAAATTTCAGCTGCACTTTTGGAACGAAGTTGTGAAGGAATATTTCACACCCAAAGCAGTGATGAAGCTCACTTTGTGGAGAGATAACCTGCGGACTGAGGCCAAACCTTTTGGTAAGTCATTGCCCTCCTATCGTTCGTCGTAGCTGAATTTTTGGGTAGAAATTGGTGTGCCGATCTTGCCCCGATTTTTTCTGGTGACAACGCAATCTGGTGTCAAGTCGATGACATTGACGTTAGACGGAGCACGCGAACGACCTGTCCCGCCTTTCCAAGGTCGTTCATTCGTTGAATGCATGACTGCTGTATGGACGTACAGATACACCAATGGATACATTGTGATGTTGAAGGGCCCACTAACTGTTAATGCTATTCTGACCCAGGTCACTCCGCCAAACAGCACATCCCAGGCCCCACAATACATCTGGAAATTTGACGACTTTACCTTTGACGCGAACGCGCACGAAAAGTTTATTTCGCTGGAGTACATTCTCGGCAATCGCGTGATCGAATGGACGCCCCCGAGCTACGCGGCGTCGATGCCCGGGATGAGCTCGCAAGCGCAGATGCAACAACACCACATCGAAGAGGACAAGCGGTGCGAAGAGCCCAGAGTGTTGATCGACCACGGTTCGATACCTGGTGAGCCAGTGAACGCGTTTGGTATTCCCCAGGCGACGATGCGATGCCTCGAGCTCGCGGAAAGCGTCAGTTCCATGGCGGACCTCATTGCGTTTGTAAACGACACGCAGCTGGGGCCATTAGGTGAGCGTTTTTCCGTCTTCTGTGTGTTGTCGTATATCGCTTCAACGTATTGCATCCCCCACCATCTGCTCTCGTTTCCCCTTGCTCGCCTCGTACTGAAACAGACGCCTTTTCCCAGATGCGTTGAAAGCATATGCAAATAGAATCCGAGAAACAATGGCGGCGACCGGTGGTGGGCCGATGCAgcagtcgcagtcgcagtcTATGAACCCACCCCTTCCTCAGACTATGATCACAAATCAGAATACCAACCAGAACAACAACACCAATAATGGCAATAACAATAACACTGGTAACAGCAACAATAATACATCTCTAGGTCCCCCATATTCGAGTTATCCGTCAACTACTACTATTGGGCAATCGCCCTCTGTAACATTATATTCCAGTGCTCCTTCATCTGTTACCAACCCTCAGCCCCCGAACCCCCCATCTTCTATGAACTCGCCACAAAATacctcatcttcgtcttctgtAAACTCGCCTGAAAAACAGCTGAAGACGATtcttcagcagcagcagatcgGCACTCCAGGTCAGTCGGGGTCTGCCTCATCGCCAGCCGTATCCACTGGTGGTACGACGAACAACACGCCTGCAATGTCCAACACATCTCTCAAACGGAAGCAGGGCGACGCGTCTTCACCGACTGTTGGAAATTCTGAGCAACAGCCTGCGAAACGCGGCGCTCGGAAAAAAGGACGGACGGGTACAGGCTAAGACTAAGTTTGAGTGGTTGTTTTCGGGATTTCATTGTTTTGTATGCGCTGGagttttcattttctattttaTTTGGTTAC
The sequence above is a segment of the Psilocybe cubensis strain MGC-MH-2018 chromosome 4, whole genome shotgun sequence genome. Coding sequences within it:
- a CDS encoding Adhesion defective protein 1, translating into MNGPLRQSMHPAPGLVPSTANMLAIGNPPFLQNPAHMVQPSLSQGMGVPPNMNPSSAPMGILSNGQVPPNVTPRYGMQSNPMMQQHSAQQQRPPVLRQPQNPPHLAPGANPSLQMQMQSAQFPGIMQQQPTPNNAVRRVPSQPQPMPLGAMQNPAAANMGMNVNMSGLGMQSNMPAAMRQPQHPNQQSMRMQQQPPSMQITDMRNPPPNQGMQGMPRAPSTPQVMNSLPQPPSIGSMQHNGMQPPLQQNSFSNGGPMPSQQLSQPLSSSPRPPQNHTPSLSMGTPGPSQTPLSRPRMTPENSFIGYPQFPTNPSRINPNPLNYPNFAPPSTPPVPIDIPQTSPGMIHSQGTPTRSFPTSQQFEIPMDIYPPNFGSMPPPSSVPHPRPPSLTNPHPSPQQQPPNQQQQQASSSQQQQMQPRHQSPTHIDPLNPPHPQRPQSQPQQGPGRPPSQTATHTPRSSQMSLPQGQGLSNMQGPLTAMGRIPTSQQTHVLPVATLPTMPSRPPIISGGVPPLPPSVGPSVPMPNDVTPSSQAALQRTAALNSNNTHSGILRLLQFSNVLSGDAPKLHFWNEVVKEYFTPKAVMKLTLWRDNLRTEAKPFEIGVPILPRFFLVTTQSGVKSMTLTLDGARERPVPPFQGRSFVECMTAVWTYRYTNGYIVMLKGPLTVNAILTQVTPPNSTSQAPQYIWKFDDFTFDANAHEKFISLEYILGNRVIEWTPPSYAASMPGMSSQAQMQQHHIEEDKRCEEPRVLIDHGSIPGEPVNAFGIPQATMRCLELAESVSSMADLIAFVNDTQLGPLDALKAYANRIRETMAATGGGPMQQSQSQSMNPPLPQTMITNQNTNQNNNTNNGNNNNTGNSNNNTSLGPPYSSYPSTTTIGQSPSVTLYSSAPSSVTNPQPPNPPSSMNSPQNTSSSSSVNSPEKQLKTILQQQQIGTPGQSGSASSPAVSTGGTTNNTPAMSNTSLKRKQGDASSPTVGNSEQQPAKRGARKKGRTVLDAPKKRRRGKLTG